The Pseudomonas sp. FP198 genomic interval ACGCACCGGCGCCGAGATGGACCAACCCCAGATCGTCCCGCCGCTTCTTCAGTTCGCAACCGAGCACCGAGGTGTAGAAGGCGAGGCTGCGCTCGATGTTCGTCACGCGCAGTACGACGTGGTCGATGCGCTCGATGGTGAAATTTTTCATACCAGTCTCCACAAGGCGGGCATAAATGGGCCACGTCACTGTAGCCAGAATTCCCCAGGGGAAACGAGCCGATCATCAGCAAGGGCAAGCGGCGTGGTATGACGACATTTTAAGTTGTCATCTTTCAAAAATAGAGCTTATCCGAAAAAAACCTCATATTTACCTGAATGTAAGGGTTGACAGCTTGGAGTGACCGTACGAATAATCCGCTACGTTGTATGACGACATACAAATAAAAATAACCACACGGTGGCTCCTTCCTATGAGAATCACAGGCGTTCACGTCGAAATCTTTTCCACCCCGTCGCGCCGCGCCCAGGACAGCGCCGGCCACGCCCATCCAGGCGACGAAGTCATGATCAAGATGGCCCTGCTGCGCATCAGCTGCGACGATGGCTCGGAGGGTTACGCCTTCGGTACGCCCGAGTTGATTCGTCCACACATCATCGAATCGTTCGTGCGCAAGGTGCTGATCGGCCGCGACCCGATGGACCGTGAGAGCATCTGGCAAGACCTTGCGCACTGGCAGCGCGGCAGCGCCGGCCAGTTCACCGACCGCGCGCTGGCACTGGTCGAGCAAGCCTTGTGGGACTTGGCCGGGCGCAAGCTGAAGTTGCCGGTGCACAAGCTCATCGGCGGTTACCGTGACAAAGTCCTGGCCTACGGCTCGACCATGTGCGGCGACGATTTGCCAGGCGGTCTGTCGACGCCGGATGAGTACGGCCAGTTCGCCGAAAAGCTCGTCAAGCGCGGCTACAAGGCGATCAAGCTGCACACCTGGATGCCGCCGATTTCCTTCGCGCCGAATCCGCAAATGGACATCCAGGCCTGCGCCGCCGTGCGCGAGGCGGTCGGCCCGGACATCGCCCTGATGCTCGATGGCTATCACTGGTACAGCCGCATGGATGCACTGACCATCGGCAAGGCCCTGGAAAAACTCGATTTCGCCTGGTTCGAAGAACCGATGATGGAAGACTCCGCCGAGTCATATGCCTGGCTGGCCGCCAACCTGGACATCCCGGTGCTGGGCCCGGAAAGCATTGCCGGAAAATTCCACAGCCGCGCCAGTTGGGTGACGCAGAAGTCCTGTGACATCCTGCGCGCCGGCGTGGCTGGCGTCGGCGGTATCGGCCCTTGCCTGAAAGTGGCGCACCTGGCCGAGTCGTTCGGCATGGATTGCGAGGTCCACGGCAACGGCGCGGCGAACCTGGCGGTGGTGGGCGCGATCAGCAACTGCCGGTGGTACGAGCGCGGCCTGCTGCACCCGTTCCTCGATTACGAGGAAGTGCCGGCGCACCTCAACAGTATTGTCGACCCGATGGATACCGACGGTTACGTGCATCTGTCTGATCGGCCGGGGTTGGGCGAGGACATCAACTTCGCGTATATCGAAGCCAACACGTTGTCTCGACACTGATGGCGCACCGCGTCCGAGGCTGAGCGGCCCGGGCGACAAGTCTTTATAAATATAAGAAAGGACTGAACCATGAAACTCTGGCCCAAGCGCCTGACCAGGCTGCTGTGTGTCATAGTGGCCCTGTGCGCAGTGCAGGTGCCCGTCAGCCTGGCCCAAGGCGAAACGCCCGCCGACCAATTGGTGGTGGGCATGAGCATGATCAACCTGCTGTCCCTGGACCCGGCGGCCGCGACCGGCCTGGAAGTGGCCGAGGTCAACGCCAACGTCTACGACATGCTCCTGGAGCAGGACGCGGCGCAGCCGGACACGCTGGTGCCGGCCCTGGCGAAAAGCTGGGAAGTCAGCCCGGACCGCATGCGTCTTACCTTCCAGTTGCGTGATGACGTTCGTTTTCACTCTGGTGCGCCGCTCACTGCGCAAGATGTCGCCTGGTCCTTGCAACGTGTGGTCACCCTCAACCGCGCCCTGGCGTCCACCTGGAAAGCCTACGGTTTCACCGCCGACAACGTCGCCCGGCTGATGCGCGCCGAAGGGCCGCACACCTTCGTCATGGAGCTGCCACGCGTCACCGACCCGCTGTTGGTACTCAACACCCTGGCCACCTCGCCGAGTGCGTTCATCATCGATCGCTCGGTGGCCTTGCAGCATCAGGTCGGTGACGACCAGGGCGCGGCCTGGCTGGCGACGCACACGGCCGGGTCCGGTGCGTTCAAGCTGGATATCTGGCGCGCCAACGACGTGATCCTGATGAGTCGCAACGAGGACTACTGGCGCGGCGCGCCGAAGTTGCGCCGGGTGATCATGCGCAACATGACCGAGTCCCAGGCCCTGCGCCTGATGGTCGAGCGCGGTGACCTGGATGTCGCCCGCGGCATGGCGGCCACCGACATCAAGGCGCTGGGCAAGGTGGATGCGGTGCGCATCCAGAGCATCGCCCGCGGCACGCTGTACTACGTCGCGATGAGCATGCAGCAGCCGTTGTTCCAGGACATCCGGGTGCGCCAGGCGATCCGTCTGTTGATCGACTACCAGGGCATCAACGACGTGGTGATGCCGCACTACGGCGTGATCAACCAGCGCCCGATGCAACTGGGCTTGCCGGCACGCCTGGACGATCCGGGTTATCGCCTGGACGTGGCCGAGGCTCGCCGCCTGCTGGCAGAAGCCGGTCACGCCGAGGGTTTCAAGGTGAGCATCCGTTCGTTGACCGACCCGCCCTTCATCAACATCGCCACCAGCCTGCAAGCGACGCTGGCCCAGGCGGGCATCCAGGCGACGATCATCACCGGCACCGGCAACCAGATCTACGGGGCGATGCGCGACCGCCAGTTCGACATTCTCGTGGGGCGTGGCGGTGGCGGGGCGGAGCGCCATCCGCATTCGAGCCTGCGGGCCCTGGTGTACAACCCGGACAACCGCAGCGAGGCCAAGTTGAGCAACTTCCAGGGCTGGCGCACCTCGTTCTTCAACCCGCAGCTCAACCAGTTGATCGAACAGGCCGAGCGCGAGCGCGACCCCGAACGGCAGCGGCAGATGTATGCCCAGATCCAGACCCTCTATGACCAGCAGGCCGGGGCAATCATGCCGGTCTCGCAGATGGTGGACGAGGTGGTGATTCACGCCGACGTGCGCAACTACATCGGCCACACCGCCGCTACCACGCGTCTTCGCGACGTCTACAAGCAGCGCTGAAATCGACGGCCTCAAGGCCAAGGCAGGAAATGAACATGTCGACTGCATCCTTTTCAATCTGGACAACCCGGGCCGCTTCGGCGACCCGGCGCGGCGGTTCGGTGGCGGTGACGCTGCTGGGGTTGCTGCTGCTGACCTTTTTTATCGGCCGGGTGATGCCGCTGGACCCGGTGCTGGCAATCGTTGGCCCGGACGCCGACGCCTCGGCCTACGCCCAGGTCTATCAGGAACTGGGCCTGGACAAGCCGCTGTGGACCCAGTTCGCGATCTACCTCGGCGACCTGCTCCACGGTGACTTCGGCATGGCCTTGCTGACCGGTAACCCGGTTATCAGCGACATCGCCCGGGTCTTCCCGGCCACCTTGGAACTGGCGACCCTGGCCATTCTGTTCGGCGTGCTGGCGGGCCTGCCGCTGGGTGTCTACGCGGCGACTCATCAGGGCCGCGCCGGTGATCATGTCGCGCGGTTGATCACGCTGTTCGGCTATTCCACGCCAATCTTCTGGATCGGCATGATGGCTTTCCTGGTGTTCTACGCCTGGTTGGGCTGGGCCGGTGGCGTCGGGCGAATCGGCCTGGCCTACGACGGGCTGATCCCGAGGCACACCGGGCTGCTGTTGATCGACACCGCCTGGTCCGGCGATTGGGAAGCCTTTCGCAGTGCGCTGCGGCACATCCTGCTGCCGGCGGTGATCCTCAGTTTCAACTCGGTCGCCTACATCAGCCGCATGACCCGCAGCTTCATGCTCGAGCAGCTGTCCCAGGAGTACATCATCACTGCCCGGGTCAAGGGGTTGTCCCAACGCAAGATTGTCTGGGGCCACGCCTTCGGCAACATCCGCGTGCAGCTGTTGACCATCGTCGCGCTGGCCTACGGCGGGCTGCTGGAGGGCGCGGTGCTGATCGAAACCGTGTTCGCCTGGCCGGGTTTCGGCCAATACCTGACGAGCAGTCTGTTGCTCGGCGACATGAACGCAGTGATGGCCTGCGTGCTGCTGATCGGCCTCATCTTCGTGACGCTGAACCTGATCAGCGATGCGCTGTACAAGATCTTCGACCCGAGGACTCGCTAATGAATCTGCCCCTTGCTTCCAGTGCAGCCGGCAGTGCCGCGCTGCCCGCTTCGAGTACGGCAGCACTGGTCGCCAGCGCCGCACGGCTGCTGCGCTTTCTGCTGCGCAACCCGATGACGTTCGCCGGCCTGGTTGTCGTCGCGACCTTGATGGTGGTCGCGGCGTTCGCGCCATGGATCGCCGGTCACGATCCGTTGCTGCAGAACCTCGCCGGTGCGTTGCAAGCGCCCAGCAGCGCGCACTGGTTCGGCACCGATGAATACGGTCGCGATGTATTCGCCCGGTTGGTGTACGGCTCGCGCATCACCTTGTACATCGTCTTGCTGGTGACGGTGATCGTCGGCCCCATCGGCCTGTTGGTCGGGACCATCTCCGGCTACTTCGGCGGCTGGGTCGACAGCCTGTTCATGCGCATCACCGACATCTTCATCTCGTTTCCGAGCCTGGTGCTGGCGCTGGCCTTCATCGCGGCGCTTGGCCCGGGCCTGGAGCACGCGGTGATTGCCATCGCGCTGACGGCCTGGCCGCCGATCGCCCGATTGGCTCGCGCAGAAACCCTGCCGCTGCGCAACGCCGACTTTGTCGTCGCGGTGCAGCTCCAAGGCGCGTCGAGTACCCGGATCATCCTGCGCCATATCATCCCGATGTGCCTGTCGTCGGTGATCATCCGCCTGACCATGAACATGGCCAGCATCATCCTCACCGCCGCCGCCCTGGGCTTTCTCGGCCTCGGCGCCCAGGCACCGCTGCCGGAGTGGGGCGCGATGATCTCCACCGGCCGGCGCTACATGCTCGAAAGCTGGTGGCTGGTGGCGGCGCCGGGTGCGGCGATCATGCTGGTCAGCCTGGCCTTCAACCTGTTGGGCGACGGCTTGCGCGACGTCCTCGACCCCCGCAGCCAATCCTGAGGAACCTCCCATGACTGAGATAAAACTGGCTGTGCAGGATTTGTGCGTGGAGTTTCGCAACGCCGGCAAAACCTCCCCGGCGGTGCGTGATGTGTCGTTCAACCTGAGGCGGGAAAAACTCGCCATCGTCGGTGAATCCGGCTCGGGCAAATCCACCGTCGGCCGCAGCCTGTTGCGCTTGCATCCGCCGACGGCGCGGGTCACCGCCAAGACCCTGCGTTTTGCCGATATCGATTTGCTGAAGGCCAGCGAAAAGCAGATCCAGGCGATTCGTGGCGCGCGCATGTCGATGATCATGCAAGATCCGAAGTACTCGCTGAACCCGGTGGTGCGAGTCGGCGAGCAAATCGCCGAAGCCTATCTCGCCCATCACAAGGTGCCCCATCACCAAGCCCGGGAACGGGCCCTGGATATGCTCGGCAAGGTACACATTCGAGACCCTCGACGAGTCTATGACCTGTACCCCCATGAAGTCTCGGGTGGCATGGGGCAGCGGATCATGATCGCCATGATGGTCATCACCGATCCCCAGGTGATCATCGCCGACGAGCCCACCTCGGCGCTGGACGTGTCGGTGCGCCGGCAGGTGCTCAATGTATTGGAGGAGCTGGTCAGCGAGCGTGACCTGGGACTGATCTTCATCAGCCATGACCTGAACCTGGTGCGGCATTTCTGCGACCGCGTGCTGGTGATGTATGCCGGCCGGGTGGTCGAGTCGATTGCCGCCGCCGATCTGGATAACGCCACCCATCCCTATACCCGAGGCCTGTTGGCCGCGTTGCCAAGCCTGGATCACCGGCGCGCCACGCTGCCGGTGCTGCAGCGCGACCCACGTTGGTTGAACGCTTGAGGAGCCTGTCATGAACATGATCGAAATCGCCGGCCTGAACCTCAGTTTCGGCACCGGCGCGGCACTGAACGCGGTACTGCACGACGTCGACCTGAGCGTTGGCGAGGGCGAGGCATTCGGCCTGGTGGGGGAGTCCGGTTCGGGCAAGACCACCGTGCTCCGTTGCCTGGCCGGACAGTACCAGCACTGGGCGGGACGGTTGCAGATCGCGGGGCGGGCGGTGACGCGCAAGTTGCCGCTGGATCATTACCGCACCGTGCAGATGGTTTTCCAGGATCCCTACGCTTCATTGCATCCGCGCTACACCATTGACGCCGCGTTGCAGGAACCATTGCGCATCCACGGCATCGACGGGCGCGGGCAAAAAGTCAGCGAGATCCTGCGCAAGGTCGGCCTGAACGACAGCTTCCGCTTTCGTTATCCGCATCAGTTGTCCGGCGGCCAGCGCCAGCGCGTGGCGATTGCCCGGGCGCTGATCCTGCGCCCGCGGGTACTGCTGCTGGACGAGCCAACCTCGGCTTTGGACGTCTCGGTGCAGGCGGAAATTCTCAACTTGCTGGCTGATCTGCGTCGTCAGGAAGGTCTGACCTACCTGATGGTGACCCACGATCTTGCCGTCGTTGCGCACTTGTGTGATCGGCTGGCGGTGATGCAACAGGGCCGAGTGGTGGAAACCCTCGACAGCCAGCTGCTGGCGAGCGATGGCGCCGCCCACGAGTACACCCGTTTGCTGGTGCAAGCCAGTCGCGACCTACAGCGAATACCCATCGCCGTATGAAGTAACCAAGCCGCTGTAACTGTTTTAAACCGCAGCACACGTTGAACCGCAAGTTTCAATGCGCGCACGCGCTCGCCTGCGATTTGACGTTCACCCCAACTATTGATTTCAACCAACAAGAATAAAAAACATGAAAAAGA includes:
- a CDS encoding ABC transporter substrate-binding protein, which gives rise to MKLWPKRLTRLLCVIVALCAVQVPVSLAQGETPADQLVVGMSMINLLSLDPAAATGLEVAEVNANVYDMLLEQDAAQPDTLVPALAKSWEVSPDRMRLTFQLRDDVRFHSGAPLTAQDVAWSLQRVVTLNRALASTWKAYGFTADNVARLMRAEGPHTFVMELPRVTDPLLVLNTLATSPSAFIIDRSVALQHQVGDDQGAAWLATHTAGSGAFKLDIWRANDVILMSRNEDYWRGAPKLRRVIMRNMTESQALRLMVERGDLDVARGMAATDIKALGKVDAVRIQSIARGTLYYVAMSMQQPLFQDIRVRQAIRLLIDYQGINDVVMPHYGVINQRPMQLGLPARLDDPGYRLDVAEARRLLAEAGHAEGFKVSIRSLTDPPFINIATSLQATLAQAGIQATIITGTGNQIYGAMRDRQFDILVGRGGGGAERHPHSSLRALVYNPDNRSEAKLSNFQGWRTSFFNPQLNQLIEQAERERDPERQRQMYAQIQTLYDQQAGAIMPVSQMVDEVVIHADVRNYIGHTAATTRLRDVYKQR
- a CDS encoding mandelate racemase family protein, yielding MRITGVHVEIFSTPSRRAQDSAGHAHPGDEVMIKMALLRISCDDGSEGYAFGTPELIRPHIIESFVRKVLIGRDPMDRESIWQDLAHWQRGSAGQFTDRALALVEQALWDLAGRKLKLPVHKLIGGYRDKVLAYGSTMCGDDLPGGLSTPDEYGQFAEKLVKRGYKAIKLHTWMPPISFAPNPQMDIQACAAVREAVGPDIALMLDGYHWYSRMDALTIGKALEKLDFAWFEEPMMEDSAESYAWLAANLDIPVLGPESIAGKFHSRASWVTQKSCDILRAGVAGVGGIGPCLKVAHLAESFGMDCEVHGNGAANLAVVGAISNCRWYERGLLHPFLDYEEVPAHLNSIVDPMDTDGYVHLSDRPGLGEDINFAYIEANTLSRH
- a CDS encoding ABC transporter ATP-binding protein, which translates into the protein MNMIEIAGLNLSFGTGAALNAVLHDVDLSVGEGEAFGLVGESGSGKTTVLRCLAGQYQHWAGRLQIAGRAVTRKLPLDHYRTVQMVFQDPYASLHPRYTIDAALQEPLRIHGIDGRGQKVSEILRKVGLNDSFRFRYPHQLSGGQRQRVAIARALILRPRVLLLDEPTSALDVSVQAEILNLLADLRRQEGLTYLMVTHDLAVVAHLCDRLAVMQQGRVVETLDSQLLASDGAAHEYTRLLVQASRDLQRIPIAV
- a CDS encoding ABC transporter permease, yielding MNLPLASSAAGSAALPASSTAALVASAARLLRFLLRNPMTFAGLVVVATLMVVAAFAPWIAGHDPLLQNLAGALQAPSSAHWFGTDEYGRDVFARLVYGSRITLYIVLLVTVIVGPIGLLVGTISGYFGGWVDSLFMRITDIFISFPSLVLALAFIAALGPGLEHAVIAIALTAWPPIARLARAETLPLRNADFVVAVQLQGASSTRIILRHIIPMCLSSVIIRLTMNMASIILTAAALGFLGLGAQAPLPEWGAMISTGRRYMLESWWLVAAPGAAIMLVSLAFNLLGDGLRDVLDPRSQS
- a CDS encoding ABC transporter permease yields the protein MSTASFSIWTTRAASATRRGGSVAVTLLGLLLLTFFIGRVMPLDPVLAIVGPDADASAYAQVYQELGLDKPLWTQFAIYLGDLLHGDFGMALLTGNPVISDIARVFPATLELATLAILFGVLAGLPLGVYAATHQGRAGDHVARLITLFGYSTPIFWIGMMAFLVFYAWLGWAGGVGRIGLAYDGLIPRHTGLLLIDTAWSGDWEAFRSALRHILLPAVILSFNSVAYISRMTRSFMLEQLSQEYIITARVKGLSQRKIVWGHAFGNIRVQLLTIVALAYGGLLEGAVLIETVFAWPGFGQYLTSSLLLGDMNAVMACVLLIGLIFVTLNLISDALYKIFDPRTR
- a CDS encoding ABC transporter ATP-binding protein, with protein sequence MTEIKLAVQDLCVEFRNAGKTSPAVRDVSFNLRREKLAIVGESGSGKSTVGRSLLRLHPPTARVTAKTLRFADIDLLKASEKQIQAIRGARMSMIMQDPKYSLNPVVRVGEQIAEAYLAHHKVPHHQARERALDMLGKVHIRDPRRVYDLYPHEVSGGMGQRIMIAMMVITDPQVIIADEPTSALDVSVRRQVLNVLEELVSERDLGLIFISHDLNLVRHFCDRVLVMYAGRVVESIAAADLDNATHPYTRGLLAALPSLDHRRATLPVLQRDPRWLNA